A portion of the Bacillus thuringiensis genome contains these proteins:
- a CDS encoding IS4 family transposase encodes MNMHQKQELSLFAEELYRYMSPATLNQLATEAGGMKRKRKCHGHHLLSLCVWLNQQIATTSLTQLCSQLETSTGILLSPEGLNRRFNSASVAFFRTVFTTLLQAKIGGESKISHSLSSYFERILVLDSTTFQVPDRFATTYPGAGGCSHTAGVKIQLEYDLLSGKFSDVEIEPGKRSDQAYSATRTGMAQKNELYIRDLGYFRLQDFKSIQDKQGYYLSRLKLPTKIYRKKFETVVFKTKPAQLKPVYIQIHLEDIMKQLQPGQVYELHDVYVGSKDKLPTRIVVYRCTEEQKQKRLHDRAIREKKKGITYTERTKLLQGITVYMTNIPTEWVPKEKIYDLYSLRWQIELLFKVWKSWFQIHRCKSIKQERLECHLYGQLISILLCSSTMFKMRELLLRKKQKELSEYKAMYMIKDYFLLFHQALHKNTQELSKVLLRLFNLLQHNGRKSHRYEKKTVFDILGVVYEYTTSTQQIA; translated from the coding sequence ATGAATATGCATCAAAAACAAGAGTTATCTTTATTTGCCGAAGAGTTATATCGATATATGTCTCCCGCTACACTTAATCAATTAGCTACAGAAGCAGGCGGAATGAAACGAAAACGTAAGTGCCACGGGCACCACCTCTTATCTTTGTGTGTATGGTTAAATCAACAAATCGCTACTACCTCTCTTACTCAACTTTGTAGTCAATTAGAAACTTCAACAGGAATTTTATTAAGTCCTGAGGGACTTAATCGACGATTTAACTCGGCTTCTGTAGCCTTTTTCCGAACTGTATTTACTACACTTTTACAAGCTAAAATTGGAGGAGAATCTAAGATTTCTCATTCTCTTTCTTCTTATTTTGAGCGGATTCTCGTCCTTGATTCTACAACCTTCCAAGTTCCAGATCGATTCGCAACTACTTATCCTGGTGCCGGAGGATGTAGTCATACAGCTGGTGTGAAAATTCAACTAGAGTATGACTTGTTGAGTGGAAAATTTTCTGATGTGGAAATTGAACCAGGAAAACGAAGTGATCAGGCATATAGTGCAACTCGAACAGGCATGGCACAAAAGAATGAACTATATATTCGTGACTTAGGATATTTTCGTCTACAAGACTTTAAGTCTATTCAAGATAAGCAGGGATATTATTTATCACGTCTTAAGTTACCAACTAAAATATATAGAAAGAAATTTGAAACAGTAGTATTTAAAACAAAACCCGCTCAATTGAAACCGGTATATATACAAATTCATTTGGAAGACATCATGAAACAATTACAACCTGGCCAAGTATATGAATTACATGATGTATATGTAGGGAGTAAAGACAAACTGCCTACTCGCATTGTGGTTTATAGATGTACCGAGGAACAAAAACAGAAACGCCTACACGATCGAGCGATTCGCGAAAAGAAAAAAGGGATTACATATACAGAGCGTACGAAACTTTTACAAGGAATTACGGTATATATGACAAATATTCCTACGGAATGGGTACCAAAAGAGAAAATCTATGATTTATATTCACTACGCTGGCAAATTGAGCTGTTATTTAAAGTATGGAAATCTTGGTTTCAAATTCATCGTTGTAAATCTATTAAACAAGAGCGGTTAGAATGTCATCTTTATGGTCAACTCATTAGTATTCTATTATGTTCTTCTACTATGTTTAAAATGAGAGAACTTCTGTTACGTAAGAAACAGAAAGAATTAAGTGAATATAAAGCGATGTACATGATTAAAGATTATTTCTTACTTTTTCATCAAGCATTACACAAAAACACCCAAGAATTATCAAAGGTTCTCCTTCGTCTGTTTAACCTCCTACAGCACAACGGACGAAAATCTCATCGATATGAGAAAAAGACAGTCTTTGATATTTTGGGTGTTGTGTATGAGTATACCACTTCTACTCAACAGATAGCATAG